The genomic region aatggcaattatagcgtgaagttttcttttgtaatgtcaattatagcgtgaaggaatgttcggtaaggttagttttgtttacaaacattaattataccatgaagtattctttggcaatttgtaatgacaattatagcgtgaagttttcttttgtaatgtcaattatagcgtgaaggaatgtgaggtaaggttagttttgtttacaaacattaattataccatgaagttttctttggcaattagtaatggcaattatagcgtgaagttttcttttgtaatgtcaattatagcgtgaaggaatgttacgtaaggttagttttgtttacaaacattaattataccttgaagttttctttggcaattatactctgtttttaaaccaggaggagtattttaaatttgtcaccagattgaccttgcacgtgattggttgaatgcgaggaaggttcacacacaggcaattttgaatttgaaggttaggttattgacaattcgacagtttcgtgtcattattgtaaattttgtgttcttaaacccttctttattatattttgaaataaattcactcataacttcaatgttaatttgtatgtttagtgttgacgataacaaacgaaaataaatacaataataagtaaataaataaataataataattattaatttaaatttaccgccaaaatatctagtgatattttctagtgatttttcctagtgtaaatctgactttcgcgtttactcctccttgtttaaaaacagagtatagtttggtttgaaatattttgggttaatttaacttaataaataagttttattactcaatattataaataaagataaaaccgTAAGTAATGATTTTTAGTTAAATCATTTCaagattttaacattaaaattaaatttttaggttatgttattatcGATGACATTGATGGAGtaagtgattaaatttaaaaaaacttacgtTTATCATCTTTAGAATGATCAAATCgtgtattatttttaggttttctGTATCCTGGTCCATTTGCGTAAGATAAAgtactataattaatactaTCGTCGCCCACTCCAGCATCACCAAAAATATCGTTTCCTCTCTGTGCATACCCAGAAACGGTCATAACATGCGCGTGATCTGAAGTAACAACAATCAAAGTTTCCTTTTCGTCTGTCATTTCTAAAGCTTTATCGATCGCCTTTGAAAATTCGACGGTTTCGTCTAAAGCTTTCTTTGCCAAACTATCGTGATGGGCGTGATCGATCCTTCCGCCCTCAACgaataaaaagaaaccttGTTGGTTTCGCTTCTTCGATAAGACTTTAATTGCGGCTTCGGTCATTTCTGATAAGGATGGGTCTTCTTCGTCGGCGTCTAAGTGATATTTACAGTGACTTCCCTCGAAGAGTCCTAAAAGGTAATCGGGGGATTCTTCTAATTGTAATAAAGAGGTCCGATTCCAAACGTATTTAGCGTTTTCGTTCGATTTATCTGTAATCCATTGATTGATTAGGTTTTTTCCATCTTTTCTTGTTCCGTTGGTGAATTCTTCGTCGATTGAGTCTTCCGGGATCATTTCTCTTCGACCACCTCCCATGAttacgttaaaatttttgccTATTTCTTCGTTTATTAATTGATAGGCGATGTCTTTACATTCTGAGGGGGTTTCGTAGGCGTCGGATTCCCAATCGCGGTTTGCCGAATGCGAGTATAAACCTGCGGGTGATGCGTGAGTAACTCTTGTTGTGGTGACAAACCCGGttctttttccttttaattGCGACCAATAAGCGATTGATGTTGGGCGATTTTCCTTCTTTAAACTTCCCTCGCAATCGTTGAGTTGAACGGCGGCGGTTACTCCTAAAGTTCCCTCGTTCGCTTTAACCCCCGTTACGTAAGCCGTTGATGTGCAGGCCGAGTCTGGGACTTGCGAGTCGACGCAATAAGTTTTTGATAAAGCGGTGTGAGGGAATTTTTCGAAAGCCAATTGACTGTTTTCGCCcgatttattttgaagttGCCCCATATAAATTCTCGCCGCTTTTAATGTGGGGATTGACATCCCATCTCCGAGGaataaaatcacatttttagCTCGatctaaaatcaaagtattaaataattccgttttaaaaaaaaaatttacccaACTTCTATTTGGTTTCTCGATTAATTTTCGTCGAAGCGTTTTTTGTGCTTGTGCCCTCCAATAATCGATTGTATCCTCTTCGTTGATGGATTTTTCCACCGATCGAATACTTAATTTATGCACGTGAAGATGTTTAGACGGGTTATCTATAAAAACATCGAGTTATTacgtaaacatttttattgttagaAAATTATGGCTTTCATACGAGTATGcctatatatttatttatgtgaGCACGTCATCAACAATTAACTTAGCCTAAAAGAGTTAAAAACTATTTGCATTAAGTTTGTTATGGATGCGAAATGTTGTTGTATTATCATAACGAGTTGGtcggttataaaaaaatacagcaaaagcaaattaattttaacgctttatttttttaaaacaaaggtATCGTgactaaattataaaaaaaaataatattaaagaaacCGCAAAAACATGTTATGTGATGTTTTTGTATCATcataatgtattttttgtattgaGTCATTTGGAAAGAATGAGAGAAAGTTGATTTACTTTCTTGTAACGTTTCTTTTCGACCGCTTGACCTCTTCCGAGTTCAACAAATACGAAGTAATTCCCAGAAAAAAAGAACCTTGCGGCTAACATTGAATATGTTtgtatctaaaattttaatttgccaaGCACGGTTTACCGCAATTTATGTATCTGGGGATTTACCTTCGTTATAATTagcataatttattttatttaaaaatatatacaggatgattatatttttatataagtaTATAATCTATATCTAtcggttttaaaaaaattaatttactaaCTCATTCAAACTGTTGGAAAATCGGTAATTCACAATCTGAGGTCGTTTGCGGTTGAGGCTCCGCAACTTCAGAGTAGATTGtagtattgattttaaatgtggCCTCTAAAAAAAGTGATATGTATACCTTAGCCATTATATGTATGAGTAGAGTGTCGAGGTTGCTTGCAAATGAAATACTTTAATCACAATGTTAACAGCTCTGAATTTTTGTTGTCTCgaccgcaagcaacctcggctttgATAGTGGCTCAGATTGAAAGATTTGACTACAAACTTAAATTTGCTGTGCCTCGCTCGCAAGTGACCTCGGCACTTTATGCATGTGCATTATGATCGAggtatacaaattttattgggAGGAGTCACATCAAATATTAACGTGAAGCCACCAATACTTTCAACtctgaaattattttatagaataTACGTTTCCCAATGGTTGATGTGTTGGTGTCAATATTATTATGGATCGGTCGCAAACGACCTCGTCCTTAGAATGTGGAATATTGGTTCCTCAAAGATTaatgtttctattttaaagttacagggcctcggccgcaagcgacctcggccttaaattgtaaaacattGGTTCCGCAATGATTGATGTGTTAACATTAATGTCAACATtacgcctcggccgcaagcgacctcggctttgaTGATGAGTgccatttaatttaaaaagcaaaatatatttttttaatttttataaattatgacaattaatttttttagttacatttaatgagtaaaaattttaagttgccGAATTGCCGTTCACGTTGCTAAGTAACCACTTCATGGTGACAAAGAGTAAACgtcaaaacaacaaaaatttcgatataaatttatgaagattaaagttttaaattaaatattggaatttgacaaatattttatcgtataaatactttgattttatacgaaactCCGAATATTTATGTATGGTGTTATTACAAGAAAATGTTAGAGTGAGAAATTCAAGGTAAGTTTTGTACCAAGAAActtgtatatattatattggaaaagagaaaaatagtaacgataaataatttaataacaataaattaaataatttgtatcaaaaacattttttttggttatttttattaaaaaaaaaatttaagttaccAGATTGCCGTTGCTAAGCAACCACTAATTTAAGTGACGAaaatgaaatatcaaaaataaaaaattccgatataaatttgttaagatttaaattaaaaatttgaattattctatataaatttcgattatataaagaaattgttgaagCGAAGAATAtaaagtaagttttattttattgtcaaCTCGAAAATGTGTGTCATTAAAACGGTGccaaaaaaaatatctaaaattaacCAACAAACCTCTTTCATACCAAATTCTTAAATGTAAAACTTACAATCGTGAGCTGTAAAATCTGGTCTCGAAAAAACCAAAGTGACGAAAAAGGCGAGAAAAACGAATAAGTCGTTAACAACCATCGTTTAGCGAAACTAACTCGAAAACGCGAACGACTCAAACCAAACCACACAACCACGGCTATACTTATGTATAATCGAATTGGTTTCCCCACTTTGGTTTCTCTTTCTTTCGCGGGTCTAACTATCACcacaacaacattttttttaattcaattccgAGACTACTACTTAAACTTGGCATCGCgcttatttcaataattcgAAACgcgataatttttttgttttaactttaaattagagttaaaatgattcatttttCCTTGTAAGAATCGCTAAATTAATAGATCgagttaagtttttattatttttttgtggtgGTATCTCAAGGTGCTAAACGTTCTTATCTTATGGTGTAATAAATTCCCGACGTGGTTTAACCTTCTTTTTCAAATCAACTTAAATACCtttatagttatttttttattattttatttctctttttaactttgtaaatgtttaaataaaataatgcgtaattcataaattattttttatttaaaatcacaaTCATTTGCAATACAAGTAATAAAGTATTGTTAAAAGCGCATAGATACTTAGAGATAACGCTGAATGGTGACTACCAGATCCACgtctgaaaattaaaaaaaataaatattacatttgatttaattgattacgataaaaattgcaatctTTACATTTGAGATTagatacaattttaattaaatttaacttacaaACACATTGTGTCACCATCTCCAACACAAGCTGCGAAAGCCATTGCGTGGGGAATATAATTTTGTTCAACTGAGCCCGTAAAAAGATGCGCCCAAGGGCCTGTAGCAAAAATTGCGACATCATCACCTCCATGAGTCTCAGAATCTAAAGGAACCATCGCAGGAAAATGCGCGTCCTttccacctaaaacaaattcgattaacttaaaattaattaattagtattaattaatacttaattCTTCCTCTGTGTATTCCGGTCGCCCATCTTCGCCGTAACCCCTATAACCCGGCCCATTCGCATAACTCAAAGTTGTATATCCCTTATTATCATCGGCTGTATCAGCAAttccaaaaatgttgtttcCTCGCGATGGGTACCCGTTAACGGTGAAAACATGGGCATGATCCGCGGTTACTACAATCAAAGTATCTTCTTCGTCGGTTATTTCTTTCGCTTTTTGAATCGCTTTGGCGAATTCGACGGTTTCATCTAGCGCTTTCCTCGCTAAATTATTATGATGGGCGTGATCGATTCTGCCACCTTCCACCAACAAAAAGAAACCTTTATcgtctttttttaaaatgttaattgcAGCTTCCGTCATTTCTTCCAACGAAGGATCCTCATCGTTTGCGTCTAAATGATACGCGCAGTGGGAGCTTTCAAATAACCCCAAAACGTAATCGGTATCATCGGGTAACGATTTTAATTCGGATTTGTTCCaaatatattttgacgtttcgttAAAaccatctttttctttttgttctaaCCAttcgttaattaaatttttgccGTCTTTTCGTTTTCCTGCGTCGTCTTCAGGGCCTGTTTCGGTTTCGGGGAAAAACATTTGTCTCCCACCCCCCATAAttacgtttaaatttttaccgGTTTCGGATTGAATTAATTGGACCGCTATGTCTTGGCAATCTTCAGGCATCGGTTCGGTTTCTTCGATGTATTCGGGAACGTCGCATTCCCAATTTCGATGCGCGGTGTGGGCATAAATCgctaatataacaaaaaaaatattttgattttaataaaatcaatttaggctcgttactaccatcttctggttaagccatctaagggattattaccacggtaacggctattttacgcgctctgattggctagtagatgggtttatctataagataaatttaactaaaagatggtagtaatggaccttatttaatttatatttacctGAAGGTGTTGCATGAGTAACCCTCGCTGTTGTAACTAACCCACTTTTTTTGCCATCCAATTGGAACCATCTCGCGATTGAATCGATGCGATTCTTTTCGTCTAAACTCGCCGTGCAATTTCCTAAATCAACGGAGCCTGTAACTCCGGCCGTGTCGTAATTGGCTTTAACCCCGCAAAGATATGCGGTTGCTGTGCAGGCTGAATCGGGGACTTGGGTGTTAATGCAATAAGTCCTCGATAATCCCGAATATGGGAATTGTTCGAAATATAGAGGCGCCTCTTCCTTTTCGgcttttaatatttgttggcCGTAATAGATTCGCGCCGCTTTTAACGTTGGGATGGACATTCCGTCCCCCAAAAAGAAGATTATGTTCTTTGCGtgatcttaaattaaatatataaataatttaactaaaaagaattttattattatcttactcgtattaatttttgtgctGTATTTCATATCAAGGAAACTTTGCGCTTGATTTTTCCAATACTCTGAAGTTAATTCTTCTTCGTTGATTTTTGTGGTTGGTTTAATATTTCTTCTTCGATGCATAtcaccttttttattattaaaattattttttttatacgtttaataatatgtattatttttttaggcaACTGAATAAGAAAACTTAGCTATATATCAATACAAATTGAGATGGGTTTGCTACGAACATAAGACCCTCAACTTCACGTTACAACTTTAGAATTTGCAACATCGGCAAAAAATGTTAGGCAATTGAGtcttgaatataaaaatttcccgaGGGGGTTTCTAGTCCCTTACCAGTCGCCTCCCCAGATGACGGATCAGGGAATGGATCCCAGATATAGGGACCAAAACTAAGTAGTGGAAGAGCGCTTGAGTGTTTCTATATTGCGATTTAGAAACCGAAAAGAAGCCCTACTACACTAACTATTGGTAGATATAGAGAGATACATCGCCTAGGTAT from Onthophagus taurus isolate NC chromosome 5, IU_Otau_3.0, whole genome shotgun sequence harbors:
- the LOC111426197 gene encoding membrane-bound alkaline phosphatase-like; translated protein: MVVNDLFVFLAFFVTLVFSRPDFTAHDYNPSKHLHVHKLSIRSVEKSINEEDTIDYWRAQAQKTLRRKLIEKPNRNRAKNVILFLGDGMSIPTLKAARIYMGQLQNKSGENSQLAFEKFPHTALSKTYCVDSQVPDSACTSTAYVTGVKANEGTLGVTAAVQLNDCEGSLKKENRPTSIAYWSQLKGKRTGFVTTTRVTHASPAGLYSHSANRDWESDAYETPSECKDIAYQLINEEIGKNFNVIMGGGRREMIPEDSIDEEFTNGTRKDGKNLINQWITDKSNENAKYVWNRTSLLQLEESPDYLLGLFEGSHCKYHLDADEEDPSLSEMTEAAIKVLSKKRNQQGFFLFVEGGRIDHAHHDSLAKKALDETVEFSKAIDKALEMTDEKETLIVVTSDHAHVMTVSGYAQRGNDIFGDAGVGDDSINYSTLSYANGPGYRKPKNNTRFDHSKDDKHDKDYLFPTMVPLEFETHGGDDVAIFASGPWAHLFNGVIEQNVIPHILGYASCVGNGITVCDDKHN
- the LOC111426194 gene encoding alkaline phosphatase-like — its product is MWWVFILLSLISLGDAGDMHRRRNIKPTTKINEEELTSEYWKNQAQSFLDMKYSTKINTNHAKNIIFFLGDGMSIPTLKAARIYYGQQILKAEKEEAPLYFEQFPYSGLSRTYCINTQVPDSACTATAYLCGVKANYDTAGVTGSVDLGNCTASLDEKNRIDSIARWFQLDGKKSGLVTTARVTHATPSAIYAHTAHRNWECDVPEYIEETEPMPEDCQDIAVQLIQSETGKNLNVIMGGGRQMFFPETETGPEDDAGKRKDGKNLINEWLEQKEKDGFNETSKYIWNKSELKSLPDDTDYVLGLFESSHCAYHLDANDEDPSLEEMTEAAINILKKDDKGFFLLVEGGRIDHAHHNNLARKALDETVEFAKAIQKAKEITDEEDTLIVVTADHAHVFTVNGYPSRGNNIFGIADTADDNKGYTTLSYANGPGYRGYGEDGRPEYTEEELSGKDAHFPAMVPLDSETHGGDDVAIFATGPWAHLFTGSVEQNYIPHAMAFAACVGDGDTMCLRGSGSHHSALSLSIYALLTILYYLYCK